One window of the Salvelinus alpinus chromosome 13, SLU_Salpinus.1, whole genome shotgun sequence genome contains the following:
- the LOC139537400 gene encoding non-histone chromosomal protein HMG-14-like gives MPKRSKANADVEAAEPKRRSERLVNKPAIAKAEPKPKKEKAAPKPKKAKEVKKTEPEEKEVPAENGEAKAEEEAPEEPEQKEEEEAAE, from the exons ATGCCTAAAAGGAGCAAA gcaAACGCTGATGTTGAGGCAGCAGAG CCTAAGAGGAGATCTGAGAGATTGGTAAAT AAACCTGCAATTGCAAAGGCAGAACCCAAGCCAAAG AAGGAGAAGGCAGCACCTAAGCCCAAGAAGGCTAAAGAGGTGAAGAAGACCGAGCCTGAAGAGAAGGAGGTGCCCGCAGAGAATGGAGAAGCCAAAGCTGAGGAAGAG GCACCAGAAGAACCTGaacagaaagaggaggaagaggcggCCGAATAA